A genomic stretch from Erwinia sp. E_sp_B01_1 includes:
- the bcsA gene encoding UDP-forming cellulose synthase catalytic subunit: protein MSPLRWLLIPPVWLSLHQRYSGFRQQGTPVLTSALHCFWLVLGWSVLRFEGPGWQRVQAERRRLYPHISPERPRPADILRYLVQSIWLLLVSPLDATRRRERSRMLPVKAWRQGIYRWLGKMPERAEERDIARKADRRLKSMNPLLRRVLFGLAILSASALALLCISQPFDFFTQFVFVVLLWSVAMIMRRIPGRLPTMMLIVLSLTISCRYLWWRYTSTLNWDDPVSLTFGVLLVAAETYAWVVLVLGYFQTLWPLQRQPVSMPEDISSWPTIDLLVPTYNEALSVVKPTLYAALGIDWPKEKLTIYVLDDGDRAEFREFAAEIGVKYIARSSHEHAKAGNINHALRTECSGEYVAIFDCDHVPTRSFLQVALGWFLKDPKLAMLQTPHHFFSPDPFERNLGRFRRTPNEGTLFYGLVQDGNDVWDAAFFCGSCAVIRRSALDEIGGIAVETVTEDAHTSLRLHRKGYTSAYIRIPQAAGLATESLSAHIGQRIRWARGMVQIFRLDNPLTGKGLKLVQRLCYANAMLHFLSGIPRLIFLLAPLAFLLFHAFIIFAPALMIAIFVLPHMIHTSLTNSRIQGRWRHSFWSEVYETVLAWYIARPTTVALFNPHKGKFNVTAKGGLVEEQHLDWVITKPYMLLVLINLAGVAAAFWRLHSGPPQEVMTVLVSLIWVFYNMIILGGAVAVSVEARQIREAHRVEIAMPAALARADGHMLPCTLRDYSDGGVGVELREENLLSEKDKVYLLLRRGQQEFSFPCYVQRTFGRRAGIRLHELTTEQHVEFIQCTFARADTWALWQDSFPEDKPIQSLADIVVLGFRGYLRLVEYGPAPLRRLFALLTQLTGWVASFFPRSVNRSGSAAF from the coding sequence ATGTCACCTTTACGCTGGCTGCTAATCCCACCGGTCTGGCTGTCGCTGCACCAGCGATATTCCGGCTTCCGCCAGCAGGGCACGCCAGTGCTGACGTCGGCGCTGCACTGTTTCTGGCTGGTTCTGGGCTGGTCGGTACTGCGGTTTGAGGGGCCAGGCTGGCAACGGGTGCAGGCCGAACGCCGCAGATTATATCCCCATATCTCACCGGAAAGGCCACGGCCAGCGGATATTCTGCGCTACCTTGTGCAAAGTATCTGGCTGCTGCTGGTCTCTCCGCTTGATGCAACCCGACGGCGTGAACGCTCACGAATGCTCCCGGTAAAGGCCTGGCGTCAGGGGATTTATCGCTGGCTGGGAAAAATGCCTGAACGTGCGGAAGAGCGCGACATAGCCCGCAAAGCTGACCGGCGACTGAAAAGCATGAATCCTCTGCTCAGGCGAGTTTTGTTCGGCCTTGCCATTCTTTCGGCATCCGCGCTGGCGCTGCTTTGTATTTCGCAGCCGTTCGATTTCTTCACCCAGTTTGTGTTTGTGGTGCTGCTGTGGAGCGTCGCAATGATAATGCGGCGAATACCGGGACGGCTGCCGACCATGATGCTGATTGTGCTGTCGCTGACCATCTCGTGCCGCTATCTCTGGTGGCGTTATACCTCCACCCTGAACTGGGATGACCCGGTAAGCCTGACCTTTGGGGTATTGCTGGTTGCGGCAGAAACCTACGCCTGGGTGGTCCTGGTTTTAGGCTATTTCCAGACGCTGTGGCCGCTGCAACGCCAGCCCGTGTCGATGCCGGAGGATATCAGTAGCTGGCCAACCATCGATTTATTAGTGCCTACCTATAATGAAGCGTTGAGCGTGGTGAAGCCCACACTTTATGCCGCACTGGGGATTGACTGGCCAAAAGAGAAGCTGACAATTTACGTGCTGGATGACGGTGACCGCGCGGAGTTTCGGGAGTTTGCGGCGGAAATAGGCGTGAAGTATATAGCCCGTAGCAGCCATGAACATGCCAAAGCGGGCAACATCAACCATGCGCTGCGCACCGAATGCAGCGGTGAATACGTGGCGATTTTCGACTGCGACCACGTACCTACCCGCTCTTTCCTGCAGGTGGCACTGGGCTGGTTCCTGAAAGATCCTAAACTGGCGATGCTACAGACGCCGCACCATTTCTTCTCGCCCGATCCTTTCGAGCGCAACCTTGGCCGTTTCCGCCGGACGCCAAACGAAGGCACGCTGTTTTATGGCCTGGTACAGGACGGCAATGATGTCTGGGATGCGGCTTTCTTCTGCGGTTCCTGTGCTGTAATTCGCCGTTCAGCGCTGGATGAGATTGGTGGTATAGCTGTTGAAACCGTCACCGAAGATGCCCACACCTCCCTGCGGCTGCATCGCAAAGGTTACACTTCGGCCTATATCCGTATTCCTCAGGCCGCCGGGCTGGCGACGGAAAGCCTCTCCGCCCATATCGGGCAACGTATTCGCTGGGCAAGGGGAATGGTGCAGATTTTCCGGCTGGATAATCCGCTGACGGGCAAGGGGCTGAAGCTGGTGCAGCGGCTTTGCTACGCTAACGCCATGCTGCATTTCCTCTCCGGCATCCCCCGGTTAATTTTTCTGCTGGCCCCGCTGGCTTTCCTGTTGTTCCACGCCTTTATCATTTTTGCGCCCGCGCTGATGATCGCCATTTTTGTGCTGCCGCACATGATCCACACCAGCCTGACCAACTCGCGGATTCAGGGGCGCTGGCGTCACTCTTTCTGGAGTGAAGTCTATGAAACCGTGCTCGCCTGGTACATCGCCCGGCCAACTACGGTGGCGCTGTTCAACCCACACAAAGGCAAATTCAACGTCACCGCCAAGGGCGGACTGGTGGAAGAGCAGCATCTCGACTGGGTGATCACTAAACCCTATATGTTGCTGGTGCTAATCAACCTTGCCGGCGTCGCTGCTGCCTTCTGGCGTCTGCATTCTGGCCCGCCTCAAGAGGTGATGACGGTGCTTGTCAGCCTGATCTGGGTGTTCTACAACATGATTATTCTGGGTGGGGCGGTCGCCGTTTCGGTGGAAGCAAGACAGATCCGTGAAGCGCACAGGGTGGAAATTGCCATGCCTGCCGCGCTGGCCCGGGCTGATGGCCATATGCTGCCCTGCACGCTACGCGACTATTCAGATGGGGGCGTGGGTGTGGAACTGCGGGAAGAAAACCTGCTCAGTGAGAAAGATAAAGTTTATCTGCTGCTACGCCGGGGCCAGCAGGAGTTCAGCTTCCCCTGTTATGTCCAGCGTACCTTTGGCCGCCGGGCCGGTATCCGCCTTCACGAACTGACAACCGAACAGCACGTGGAGTTTATCCAGTGCACCTTTGCCCGCGCAGATACCTGGGCATTGTGGCAGGACAGTTTCCCTGAAGATAAACCGATCCAGAGCCTTGCCGATATCGTGGTGCTGGGCTTCAGGGGCTACCTGCGACTGGTCGAATATGGCCCCGCACCCCTGCGCAGGTTGTTTGCGCTGCTGACACAGCTGACAGGCTGGGTAGCGTCTTTCTTCCCCAGAAGCGTGAACCGGTCAGGTTCAGCGGCATTCTGA
- the hmsP gene encoding biofilm formation regulator HmsP yields the protein MRVSRSLTIKQMATVSGVAAVTISIFIVIQLFHFVQQRRVDYAQQMENVAHTVRQPLSQAVLKADIPQAELILNSLKPAGILARAEVVLPNGLQALHTDFEPEKPVPDFIARLFELPVKITVPLYSLEPANPKPLALLVLQADSWRVYQFILSALSTMVTTYLLLALILSVAISWCINKLIVRPLRRIATELQDLPPQKAISHQLALPDRHRDDELGMLIRSYNRNQQVLEAVHDEMSRQTTRFKLTNLPNQTLFLALLEQHLNSIPTDENFSVMVLRIETLLETNGVVMDEQRDALLLTLLEKIRHCTDSQTVLGQLSGNDFVLLVKRANKPFRAIRLARLLLMRLNQPVALQTMQLRPNVSIGLAQREDSDLTAQDLLSRAASAMMSARLEGKNQILFFDPAMMERAHKRLTQEHDILQGLAEEQFALYLQPQIDMRNGRLVGAEALLRMRQPDGSWALPEDLIVNAEEIGVIGALGRWVFEESCRVLATWQKQGIHLTLSVNLSAVQLREPDMVAHLQDLIHRHRISPGSLMLEITETAQVGEPEQALKLLSELQKVGVSVALDDFGMGYANLNWLSQFKSLPISKLKMDRSFVAVLPDDDTMVRIVAAIAEIIKLDVIAEGVETSQQRDWLLARGIHIGQGYLYSEALPLMLFNKKYLESFTQ from the coding sequence TTGCGTGTCAGTCGTTCATTAACAATAAAACAGATGGCAACGGTGTCAGGCGTGGCTGCCGTAACCATCTCGATTTTTATTGTCATTCAGCTTTTCCACTTTGTGCAGCAGCGCAGGGTGGATTATGCCCAGCAGATGGAAAATGTCGCCCATACCGTGCGGCAACCTTTATCCCAGGCGGTATTAAAAGCGGATATTCCCCAGGCGGAACTTATCCTTAATTCACTGAAGCCGGCGGGCATTCTGGCGCGAGCTGAAGTGGTGCTGCCCAACGGCTTACAGGCTCTGCATACGGACTTTGAGCCGGAAAAGCCGGTGCCGGACTTTATCGCCAGGCTGTTTGAACTGCCGGTAAAAATTACCGTTCCGCTCTACTCTCTGGAGCCTGCCAATCCCAAGCCGCTGGCCCTGCTGGTCTTGCAGGCCGACTCCTGGCGGGTCTATCAGTTTATCCTCAGCGCGCTGTCGACCATGGTGACCACCTACCTGCTGCTGGCCCTGATCCTGTCGGTGGCTATCAGCTGGTGCATAAATAAGCTGATAGTTCGTCCGCTGCGGCGCATTGCCACTGAGCTACAGGATTTGCCTCCCCAGAAAGCCATCTCTCACCAGCTTGCGCTGCCGGATCGCCATCGTGACGATGAGCTGGGCATGCTGATCCGCAGCTATAACCGTAATCAGCAGGTGCTGGAAGCGGTACATGACGAGATGAGCAGGCAGACTACGCGATTTAAGCTGACCAATCTGCCCAACCAGACGCTGTTCCTGGCCCTGCTGGAGCAGCATCTGAACTCCATTCCCACTGATGAAAATTTCAGCGTGATGGTGCTGCGTATTGAAACACTGCTGGAAACCAATGGCGTGGTGATGGACGAGCAGCGGGATGCGCTGCTGCTGACCCTGCTAGAGAAAATCCGTCACTGCACTGACAGCCAGACGGTGCTGGGCCAGTTATCCGGCAATGATTTTGTGCTGCTGGTGAAACGGGCTAACAAGCCCTTCCGGGCTATAAGGCTGGCCCGCCTGTTGCTGATGCGTCTTAATCAGCCCGTGGCGCTACAGACTATGCAACTCAGGCCTAACGTCAGTATTGGTCTGGCGCAACGTGAGGATAGCGATCTCACCGCACAGGATTTACTGAGCCGTGCCGCTTCCGCCATGATGTCTGCCCGTCTTGAGGGCAAAAACCAGATCCTGTTCTTTGACCCGGCGATGATGGAGCGGGCGCATAAACGCCTGACTCAGGAACACGATATTTTGCAGGGGCTGGCAGAAGAGCAGTTTGCCCTCTACCTGCAACCGCAGATTGATATGCGCAACGGCAGGCTGGTCGGTGCGGAAGCCCTGCTGAGGATGCGCCAGCCGGACGGGAGCTGGGCATTGCCGGAAGACCTGATCGTTAACGCTGAGGAAATCGGCGTGATCGGGGCGCTGGGGCGCTGGGTGTTTGAAGAGTCCTGCCGGGTGCTGGCAACCTGGCAAAAGCAGGGGATTCATCTGACGCTCAGCGTCAATCTCTCTGCGGTTCAACTGCGCGAGCCGGATATGGTGGCGCATCTGCAGGACCTGATTCACCGCCACCGTATCTCACCAGGCAGCCTGATGCTGGAGATCACCGAAACGGCGCAGGTTGGCGAGCCTGAACAGGCACTGAAATTGTTAAGCGAGCTACAGAAAGTGGGTGTCTCCGTCGCGCTGGATGATTTTGGTATGGGCTACGCGAACCTGAACTGGCTCAGCCAGTTTAAATCCCTGCCCATCAGCAAGCTGAAGATGGATCGCAGTTTCGTCGCTGTGTTGCCTGACGATGACACTATGGTACGCATCGTTGCCGCTATCGCGGAGATCATCAAACTGGATGTGATCGCCGAGGGCGTGGAAACCAGTCAGCAACGGGACTGGCTGCTGGCACGCGGCATCCATATTGGTCAGGGCTACCTCTATTCTGAAGCGCTTCCCCTGATGCTGTTTAATAAAAAATACCTGGAATCCTTTACACAATAA
- the bcsE gene encoding cellulose biosynthesis protein BcsE gives MTPTFSLGFEQVRDELMRMQPSGCYWVTANREQDARLLARQCIAVQRSVALIAAGSQPQALLTPDLATGPAAIPMFTLPETQKALMHLTDDLTRVLSDKPRLVIFFTSSLLWEKIAAEEVLSFLKKLQKWLSGKQISFLIITSGSGINNIRNHLQTFYRHLEGLSHLDWQQDSWNYRISWWASGDNMLADRALRLSATDHGFTLISQEEQTDPLTLNDEQLFFAEQSVLEGAPPLSSQWRLLSDNEAVFERASQANAATVVFTLQHSDHIPGLAAQIHSLRRTRGSGLKIVVREMQTALRYSDERLLLACGVNAIVPFTAPMSRFLTTLEGIQGQTYNRHVPADLNILLKSMQPLQERGFLKLEPFCESVTLLVNNTLLPENGKGLLVALRTVPELKPEQALTLCKPRRYGDLVTLADDRIWLFLSSCRFNDLDTALKFIFRLPHDEIFTNRLVWQEDLQILSEVRQMAQKVKTAWRTAPAAPQPEQAPAVPQEAPLRRKPQDITLGTLPPEDAE, from the coding sequence ATGACACCTACATTCTCTTTAGGTTTTGAACAGGTCAGGGATGAATTAATGCGAATGCAGCCATCAGGCTGTTATTGGGTGACGGCTAACCGGGAACAAGACGCCCGTTTACTGGCACGCCAGTGCATTGCTGTACAACGTTCGGTGGCGTTAATCGCTGCTGGCAGCCAGCCCCAGGCCCTTCTGACACCGGATCTCGCTACCGGGCCGGCTGCTATCCCTATGTTTACTTTGCCAGAAACGCAAAAGGCTTTAATGCACCTGACTGACGATCTCACCCGTGTGTTATCAGATAAGCCCCGGCTGGTGATATTTTTCACCTCCTCATTGCTATGGGAAAAAATAGCGGCTGAGGAAGTGCTTAGTTTCCTTAAAAAATTACAAAAATGGCTTAGTGGGAAACAAATTTCCTTCCTGATTATTACGTCCGGGTCAGGAATTAATAACATCCGTAACCACCTTCAAACATTTTATCGCCATTTAGAGGGGCTTTCCCACCTCGACTGGCAGCAGGACAGTTGGAATTACCGGATTAGCTGGTGGGCGAGTGGCGATAACATGTTAGCGGACCGGGCATTACGTTTATCCGCCACCGATCATGGCTTTACCTTAATCAGCCAGGAAGAACAAACGGACCCGTTAACCCTGAATGATGAGCAATTATTTTTTGCAGAACAATCGGTACTGGAAGGTGCCCCGCCGCTTTCCAGCCAGTGGCGTTTGCTGAGCGATAATGAGGCGGTTTTCGAACGTGCAAGCCAGGCAAATGCCGCCACGGTGGTGTTCACTCTGCAGCACAGCGATCATATTCCCGGGCTGGCTGCTCAGATCCACAGCCTGCGCCGCACGCGCGGCAGCGGCCTGAAAATCGTGGTGCGTGAAATGCAAACCGCGCTGCGTTACAGCGACGAGCGGCTGCTTCTGGCCTGCGGGGTAAATGCTATCGTGCCGTTCACTGCACCCATGTCACGATTTCTGACCACCCTGGAGGGGATCCAGGGGCAAACCTACAATCGCCACGTGCCCGCTGATTTGAACATACTGTTAAAATCGATGCAGCCTTTGCAGGAAAGGGGCTTTCTTAAGCTGGAGCCCTTCTGTGAATCTGTGACGCTGCTGGTCAACAATACCCTGCTGCCGGAGAACGGCAAAGGGCTGCTGGTGGCGCTCAGGACGGTGCCGGAACTGAAGCCGGAACAGGCGCTGACCCTGTGCAAACCCCGCCGCTATGGCGATTTAGTGACGCTGGCGGATGACCGTATCTGGCTGTTTCTCTCCTCCTGCCGCTTTAATGATCTGGACACGGCGCTGAAATTTATCTTCCGCCTGCCCCATGATGAGATTTTCACCAATCGCCTGGTATGGCAGGAGGATTTGCAGATTTTGTCGGAAGTGCGGCAGATGGCGCAAAAAGTCAAAACGGCCTGGCGTACTGCGCCTGCAGCTCCTCAGCCGGAACAGGCCCCTGCCGTCCCACAGGAAGCGCCATTGCGCCGTAAGCCGCAGGATATCACCCTCGGAACCCTCCCCCCGGAAGACGCCGAATGA
- the bcsB gene encoding cellulose biosynthesis cyclic di-GMP-binding regulatory protein BcsB has protein sequence MTKKSGWLTALLLGVLPLAQAAPDNSTLPGAGTEARQVKPDIDPAAPVRDISSAFARIAPPPGSFNLLGTRPEGQIEFGVRSDEVVTRAMLNLTFRPSPSLIPALSHLKVFLNDELVGVVTIAPEQLGKNNQVQVPIDPRFIGDFNRIRLELVGHYANICENPANSAIWLDIGKESTLDLSLQKLAVKDDLSDFPEPFFDTRDNRPLTLPVVFASAPGPAQQQAAAVLASWFGTKADWRGQTFPVLYNQLPQQQHAVVFATNSRRPDFLKDLPPVDKPTVEIVDQPDNPYQKMLLILGRDDKDLLTAAQGIAQGQLLLRGQVSTIDSLKELEPREPYDAPNWVRTDRATTFAELQQFEGQFQASGMQPYPIGLTMKLPPDLFLVRARGIDMDIKYRYTSPVQDDGSRLAVSLNDQFVQDYALTNKRQQGNQLLRIPLVQGLLDGGTQLTIPALRLGVVNQLRFDFDYASTFIGGAYNDKTSEGRCETVLPVTNHVVIDGNSTINLSGYRHYMEMPSLGAFASAGFPFSRNADLAQTLVLVSPHPEPGKVTALLDALGNVSAQTGYPALKVQITDDWSRAKESDADLLMIGTLPSQLKEDDKINLLVEAAKSWVNKPNRQTAFSSGMNLPDDRRAESQTTISSAGPMAALVGFQSPFYPQRSVVALLADSPRAWELLNGALTDSGKRAAIFGSASIIRESGVNSLRVGDTYWVGHLPWWERLWNALATHPVLLAVFAAVVVILFGLLVWRLMRRVSRHRLGDEDDE, from the coding sequence ATGACGAAAAAATCAGGTTGGTTAACCGCATTACTGCTGGGTGTTTTACCCCTGGCTCAGGCTGCGCCAGACAATTCTACGCTGCCAGGGGCTGGCACTGAGGCCCGGCAGGTTAAGCCGGACATTGATCCCGCTGCGCCCGTGCGTGATATTTCCTCGGCCTTTGCCCGGATCGCTCCTCCTCCAGGCAGCTTTAATCTGCTTGGCACCCGTCCTGAGGGGCAGATAGAGTTCGGGGTGCGCAGTGATGAAGTGGTGACCCGGGCGATGCTGAACCTCACCTTCCGTCCATCGCCTTCGCTAATCCCTGCGCTGTCGCATCTTAAAGTTTTTCTTAATGATGAACTGGTGGGCGTGGTGACGATTGCACCTGAGCAGCTGGGGAAAAATAACCAGGTGCAGGTGCCGATCGATCCGCGCTTTATCGGTGACTTCAACCGCATCCGTCTGGAGCTGGTCGGGCATTATGCCAATATCTGTGAGAATCCGGCTAACAGTGCCATCTGGCTGGATATTGGCAAGGAGAGCACGCTGGATCTCTCGCTGCAAAAGCTGGCGGTGAAGGACGATCTCTCTGACTTCCCTGAACCCTTCTTTGATACGCGTGATAATCGTCCCCTGACGCTGCCGGTGGTTTTTGCCAGCGCCCCTGGTCCAGCCCAGCAGCAGGCTGCGGCCGTGCTGGCCTCCTGGTTTGGCACCAAAGCCGACTGGCGCGGACAGACTTTCCCGGTGCTCTACAACCAGCTACCGCAGCAGCAGCATGCGGTGGTCTTTGCGACCAACAGCCGCCGTCCTGATTTTCTGAAGGATCTGCCGCCGGTCGACAAACCCACGGTGGAGATAGTCGACCAGCCGGATAACCCTTATCAAAAAATGTTGCTGATCCTGGGCCGCGATGACAAAGATCTGCTGACGGCCGCGCAGGGGATAGCCCAGGGGCAATTGCTGCTGCGCGGTCAGGTTTCCACCATCGACAGCCTGAAAGAGCTGGAACCCCGCGAGCCTTACGATGCGCCAAACTGGGTGCGGACCGATCGCGCCACCACCTTTGCCGAACTGCAACAGTTTGAGGGGCAGTTTCAGGCCAGTGGTATGCAGCCTTATCCGATTGGGCTGACGATGAAACTGCCGCCGGATCTCTTCCTGGTCCGCGCCCGCGGGATAGATATGGACATCAAGTATCGCTACACCTCGCCAGTACAGGATGATGGCTCGCGGCTTGCGGTCAGCCTCAATGACCAGTTTGTGCAGGATTACGCGCTGACCAACAAGCGTCAGCAGGGCAACCAGCTGCTGCGGATCCCACTGGTGCAGGGGTTGCTGGATGGCGGTACCCAGCTGACTATTCCGGCGTTAAGGCTGGGGGTGGTTAATCAGCTGAGGTTTGATTTTGATTACGCCAGCACCTTTATTGGCGGAGCTTATAACGACAAAACCAGCGAGGGCCGCTGTGAAACCGTGCTGCCCGTGACCAACCATGTGGTGATTGACGGTAACTCGACGATCAATCTGTCCGGCTATCGTCACTATATGGAGATGCCTTCGCTGGGGGCCTTTGCCAGCGCCGGTTTCCCGTTCAGCCGCAATGCGGACCTGGCGCAAACGCTGGTGCTGGTCAGCCCTCATCCGGAACCAGGCAAGGTCACGGCGCTGTTGGATGCGCTGGGCAATGTCTCTGCGCAGACAGGCTATCCTGCCCTGAAAGTGCAGATCACGGATGACTGGAGCAGGGCGAAAGAGAGCGATGCCGACCTGTTGATGATCGGCACGCTTCCCTCCCAGCTAAAGGAAGATGACAAAATCAACCTGCTGGTAGAGGCGGCTAAAAGCTGGGTCAATAAGCCTAACCGACAGACTGCCTTCTCCAGCGGCATGAACTTACCGGACGATCGCCGGGCAGAAAGCCAGACGACGATCAGTTCAGCAGGGCCGATGGCGGCGCTGGTCGGATTCCAGTCTCCTTTCTATCCGCAACGCAGCGTGGTCGCTCTGCTGGCCGACAGCCCGCGAGCCTGGGAACTGTTAAACGGCGCGCTTACCGACAGCGGTAAACGTGCCGCTATCTTCGGCTCCGCCTCCATTATTCGTGAATCCGGCGTCAACAGTTTGCGGGTGGGCGACACCTACTGGGTCGGTCATCTTCCGTGGTGGGAGCGGCTGTGGAATGCGCTGGCAACTCACCCGGTATTGCTGGCTGTTTTTGCCGCTGTGGTGGTGATCCTGTTTGGCCTGCTGGTCTGGCGACTGATGCGCCGCGTAAGCCGCCATCGTCTGGGCGATGAGGATGACGAGTAG
- the bcsR gene encoding cellulose biosynthesis protein BcsR has protein sequence MNETRTSVLSNNSETQDDIRALADAFSLQNWRYIDIARQEKLEKIIARWPLLAELVSATPAGER, from the coding sequence ATGAATGAGACGCGAACGTCTGTGTTATCCAACAACAGTGAAACACAGGATGATATCCGGGCTTTAGCTGACGCCTTTTCCTTACAGAACTGGCGCTATATTGATATTGCCCGTCAGGAAAAACTGGAGAAGATTATTGCCCGCTGGCCGCTGTTAGCCGAGCTGGTTTCTGCCACCCCTGCCGGGGAGCGGTAA
- the bcsQ gene encoding cellulose biosynthesis protein BcsQ — protein sequence MPVLAFQGVRGGAGATSLTAAFAWALHQLGESVIAVDLSADNQLCLHFNTAPGHPRGWLRAALDHQPWQQSALRYAEGLDFIPSGQLSDDERMAFVSEPLIYSQAWAAQLAELRQSYQWVLLDVPAGETPWTRTILQQAERIITVVVPDANCHIRLHQQRFTSGNYFLLNQFSPVSKSQQDLHQLWLTSLQNLIPLHIHRDEAVAEALLCKQPFGEYRPQSLAAEEIMTLANWALITLREQT from the coding sequence ATGCCGGTTCTGGCATTTCAGGGGGTACGCGGCGGAGCGGGAGCCACTTCACTCACCGCTGCCTTCGCCTGGGCATTGCATCAGCTGGGCGAATCAGTGATTGCGGTCGATCTCTCTGCGGACAATCAATTGTGCCTGCATTTCAACACCGCCCCAGGCCATCCCCGTGGCTGGTTGCGGGCGGCGCTGGATCATCAGCCCTGGCAGCAAAGTGCCCTGCGTTATGCTGAGGGTCTGGATTTTATCCCGTCAGGCCAGCTCAGCGATGATGAACGCATGGCTTTTGTCAGCGAGCCGCTGATTTACAGTCAGGCCTGGGCCGCGCAACTGGCGGAGCTCAGGCAAAGTTACCAGTGGGTTCTGCTGGACGTGCCCGCAGGGGAAACGCCCTGGACAAGGACAATACTGCAACAGGCCGAACGGATCATTACCGTGGTGGTGCCGGATGCCAACTGCCATATCCGGCTGCATCAGCAACGTTTTACCTCCGGTAACTACTTCTTACTCAACCAGTTCTCACCGGTCAGTAAATCGCAGCAGGATCTGCATCAGTTGTGGCTTACCAGCCTGCAAAATCTGATCCCCCTGCATATTCATCGCGACGAAGCCGTGGCCGAAGCCCTGTTATGCAAGCAGCCTTTTGGTGAATACCGCCCACAGAGTCTGGCGGCAGAAGAGATTATGACGCTGGCGAACTGGGCGCTGATTACTTTGCGTGAGCAGACATGA